Genomic window (Primulina eburnea isolate SZY01 chromosome 8, ASM2296580v1, whole genome shotgun sequence):
CGTTATCATCTGATTCATCAGAAAATATTTCGTCCATCGATTTAAATGAAGAAGCTGGAAGCAACACGATTGATCAAGCTATCGAGTTTTCCAGCAACGGTGATCAAGAGATCAAACATGAAGATAGCTTGAAATCAGCAGAAGGGGATGAGAAGAAGAGTACGGTTAGGCAGTATATTCGATCCAAAATGCCTAGACTACGGTGGACTCCTGATCTTCATCTCTCATTCATCCATGCTATTGAGAGGCTTGGAGGGCAGGAAAGTAAGTCTATGTACTTTGCTGCCCTAACATGAGTTTGTTGGCGATTACTTATTCTAATAAATTCAGTTAATCATTTTTTTAGAGGTTTTCTTCATGCGGTGAATTTTCTTGTGAACATGAATTAGCTAGCCTTGTCTTTCAGGGGCCACACCTAAATCAGTGCTTCAATTGATGAACGTGAGAGGACTCAGCATCTCTCATGTCAAAAGTCACTTACAGGTCATTTAAACTATTAAGTATAAATTAATATGTTAGCTTTAGTTATGTATCTTACAaagagggttttttttttttttttttttttacatttctcTGATTAATTTACTTGGATCATTTCAGATGTATCGGGGCAAGAAACTAGATGAATCAGGGAAAGGTAATTATAATCTTCCCAGAAATATCTAGCTTAAGTTTCTACTTTTCCTAGCTAGGGCTTTGCTAGTAATTAGTTCCATGTGACATGCAGTGATAGGTCAACCAAATAGATTTTACAGTATTCCAGGAAGAAGATACCACCTTTCTGGAACAACATTCGGAAAATTCAgccctcttcatcacttgagatTGGAGAATGGTGGCATTGTTCTTTCCCATGATACGCCCGGTGAGGGAGATCGCCTGAGGAAATTTTCCCACAATTCACAATCCTACTATCCACTTGAAATCAAATCCCTCGCTTCCAGGTAATTGGAGTATAAATGCCatatcaagaaaattaaataaaaactatttCTTGATTAAAACGCAGCCTGATGTAGTTCTTCTAATTGACAATTGGTGCAGATTCCAGCGCTGGTCTTCCGATAATCAAGAACCCAAAGTCAGGACTAATTCTGGAGTTATTTCGGAGGTAAATAATCAGGATAAGTCAATTCTTCAATCAACGGAAGAAAGGTACCGAACTGGTCCACTCAGGCCAAACAAATTTCTTGAAGATAGAAGGTGGCCTCAGCGAGAAGAGATCCTCAAAACCCAATATAAAGAGCAAAAGACCCCTAGCATTTGGGCTGGCACTGCTTCGCAAAATTTTAAACCGCAACCTAGCTGGAATTGCATTGACAGCAGCACTAGGATTTTCCAGCAGAAATCAAGCTTCGTATCTGAAAAGTCCAGGCTACCGCTTCGTAATCTTGATCATTCCTTCCCAATTAATGAGGTAATTCAATCATGCCTATGTTTAAAGATTCATATCCCACACTGTCTTTTAATCTATAGGAGATATATGAGAAGGTTTGCTATGCACTTATACTAGATAATGGATTCTTTTATCAATTTGTATTcattattttcttaaaataattgCTCTAGCTCTCGTTTTGCATGCGCAAATAAGC
Coding sequences:
- the LOC140838751 gene encoding uncharacterized protein, which gives rise to MAEEKMNTGSRDDNMEMEQNMTLSSDSSENISSIDLNEEAGSNTIDQAIEFSSNGDQEIKHEDSLKSAEGDEKKSTVRQYIRSKMPRLRWTPDLHLSFIHAIERLGGQERATPKSVLQLMNVRGLSISHVKSHLQMYRGKKLDESGKVIGQPNRFYSIPGRRYHLSGTTFGKFSPLHHLRLENGGIVLSHDTPGEGDRLRKFSHNSQSYYPLEIKSLASRFQRWSSDNQEPKVRTNSGVISEVNNQDKSILQSTEERYRTGPLRPNKFLEDRRWPQREEILKTQYKEQKTPSIWAGTASQNFKPQPSWNCIDSSTRIFQQKSSFVSEKSRLPLRNLDHSFPINETNEEKRNKGTDRLPAGSDLQLSLSLSTNNGKDQKACMKGGDSDINTMLSLALTPH